Proteins from a single region of Haemorhous mexicanus isolate bHaeMex1 chromosome 4, bHaeMex1.pri, whole genome shotgun sequence:
- the ADISSP gene encoding adipose-secreted signaling protein has translation MGERGGGAAANRSEGACPRSGKRAAGAAGIPGRCPPAAEIGDSDIAGRRRGQMATAGKGSKGKGTAVRFTPEGTQGHHQEGTQGHVHFQEQLHDSAVMVTQDKDGHFLVKVGFLKILHKYEITFVLPPVPSLGKDICPLPVPNPNLRIISVTSLPEGHSVRCEYMAHKEGVLKEELLLAGHSPGHVKVTVQARVMDRHHGTPMLLDGVRCMGAELEYDSEQSEWHGFD, from the exons ATGGGAGAGCGAGGTGGGGGCGCGGCAGCCAATAGGAGCGAGGGGGCGTGTCCCCGCAGCGGGAAGCGGgcagcgggagcggcggg AATTCCCGGACGATGCCCCCCGGCCGCTGAAATTGGGGACAGCGACATCGCCGGACGGCGCAGGGGACAGATGGCGACAGCCGGCAAGG GCAGCAAGGGGAAGGGGACAGCAGTGCGCTTCACCCCCGAGGGGACCCAGGGCCAccaccaggaggggacacagggccaCGTCCacttccaggagcagctgcacgACTCGGCCGTGATGGTGACCCAGGACAAGGACGGCCACTTCCTGGTcaag GTGGGATTCCTGAAGATCCTGCACAAGTACGAGATCACCTTCGTGCTGCCCCCCGTGCCGAGCCTGGGGAAGGACatttgtcccctccctgtccccaaccccaaccTGCGCATCatcagtgtcacctccctgccgGAAG GGCACAGCGTGCGCTGCGAGTACATGGCGCACAAGGAGGGCgtgctgaaggaggagctgctcctggccggACACAGCCCCGGCCACGTCAAGGTCACCGTCCAGGCCCGGGTCATGG acCGTCACCACGGGACGCCGATGCTGCTGGACGGGGTGCGCTGCATGGGAGCCGAGCTGGAGTACGACTCGGAGCAGAGCGAGTGGCACGGCTTCGACTGA